The following are encoded in a window of Gavia stellata isolate bGavSte3 chromosome 17, bGavSte3.hap2, whole genome shotgun sequence genomic DNA:
- the LOC104254511 gene encoding prolactin-releasing peptide receptor-like: MAHSQLPNDSWQNGSAPLFTGLDLLLELKPLFIPLYATLVAVACTGNLFLILLIALTKKLHCTTNFLIGNLAAADFIMCLACVPLTVSYAFEVRGWLFGMFMCYFVTLMQATTVFVSVLSLTAIAIDRYVVVAYPIRRRISRRSCICLVACIWLLSIMASVPTSLHTHYLDLNTIGHDMIICEEFWKHEERERLLYSCLMLLLSYMLPLLAVSVSFCAITYRLRRRNVPGAAYPCQDKWTKTKQKTFRVLTVSVVCFAICWLPLQVVNFIRDIDEEFTILDKRYVNVIQVSCHLIAMSSACYNPFIYASLHDKFWFHLSSYFYRKKKSSSVTSCKASRFNTCSTLADAPTGISDKIALQTRLS, translated from the coding sequence ATGGCTCACAGCCAGCTGCCCAACGACTCCTGGCAGAACGGCTCAGCCCCTCTCTTCACCGGCCTGGACCTCCTCCTGGAGCTGAAGCCCCTCTTCATCCCGCTCTACGCCACGCTGGTGGCAGTGGCGTGCACGGGGAacctcttcctcatcctcctcatcGCTCTCACCAAGAAGCTGCACTGCACCACCAATTTCCTGATCGGGAACCTGGCGGCGGCCGACTTCATCATGTGCCTCGCCTGCGTCCCCCTCACCGTCTCCTACGCCTTTGAGGTGCGGGGCTGGCTCTTCGGCATGTTCATGTGCTACTTTGTCACCTTGATGCAGGCCACCACCGTCTTCGTCTCGGTGCTGTCCCTCACCGCCATCGCCATCGACCGGTACGTTGTGGTGGCGTACCCTATTCGCAGGAGGATAAGCCGCAGGTCCTGCATCTGCCTCGTGGCCTGCATTTGGTTGCTCTCCATCATGGCCTCTGTTCCCACGTCGCTCCACACCCACTACTTGGATCTCAACACCATCGGCCACGACATGATCATCTGCGAAGAGTTTTGGAAGCACGAAGAGAGAGAGCGTCTGCTGTACTCGTGCTTGATGCTCCTCTTGTCCTACATGCTCCCACTTTTGGCGGTGTCGGTCTCCTTCTGTGCCATCACCTACCGCCTGCGGAGGAGGAATGTCCCAGGCGCTGCCTATCCCTGCCAAGACAAATGGACCAAAACGAAGCAGAAGACCTTCCGGGTGCTCACCGTCTCGGTGGTGTGCTTTGCTATCTGCTGGCTGCCCCTCCAGGTGGTGAACTTCATCAGAGACATCGACGAGGAGTTCACCATCCTGGACAAGAGGTACGTCAACGTTATCCAGGTCTCCTGTCACCTGATTGCCATGAGCTCTGCCTGCTACAACCCTTTCATCTATGCCTCCCTCCACGACAAGTTCTGGTTCCACCTCAGCAGCTACTTCTACCGCAAGAAGAAGAGCTCCAGCGTCACGTCCTGCAAGGCTTCTCGATTCAATACCTGCTCCACCCTGGCAGATGCTCCTACCGGGATCTCGGATAAGATTGCTTTGCAGACTAGATTATCGTAA